One Amycolatopsis sp. NBC_00355 genomic window carries:
- a CDS encoding SixA phosphatase family protein: protein MDQTRLLLVLRHAKSAWPYGVDDHERPLGPRGLKDAPKAGRWLREHGYLPERVRCSTARRARETWQLVSGEFEQQPLVEFDDELYGGDYLDIARRTADDVTRLALVGHEPSVSEVTFQLAGRTAIDAFPTGAVAVFAVTESWARLERAQLTAFFRPRDFA from the coding sequence GTGGACCAGACCCGGTTGCTTCTTGTTCTCCGGCACGCCAAGTCGGCCTGGCCGTACGGCGTTGACGATCACGAACGCCCGCTCGGGCCGCGGGGGCTCAAAGACGCTCCCAAGGCCGGGCGCTGGCTGCGGGAACACGGCTACCTGCCCGAGCGCGTCCGCTGCTCCACCGCCCGCCGGGCGCGGGAGACCTGGCAGCTCGTCTCCGGGGAGTTCGAACAGCAGCCGCTCGTCGAGTTCGATGATGAGCTCTACGGCGGGGACTACCTGGACATCGCGCGCCGGACGGCGGACGACGTCACGAGGCTTGCGCTTGTCGGGCATGAGCCCAGTGTCAGCGAGGTGACTTTTCAGCTCGCCGGAAGAACTGCGATCGACGCGTTTCCGACCGGTGCCGTTGCGGTATTCGCGGTGACGGAAAGCTGGGCCCGTCTCGAGCGGGCCCAGCTGACCGCTTTCTTCCGGCCGCGGGATTTCGCCTGA
- a CDS encoding S1 family peptidase, which translates to MKVRFGKFVLLAASTALAVVGLAGPATAQTSIIGGSNASSGPWAARLFVNGQQNCTATIIAPQYILTAKHCVSSAGTYTFRIGSLDQTTGGTTATGSTITRNPSADLAIVRLTTSVSATYSPLGAVGNVAVGQNVSVYGWGATSQCGSEINCQSRYLKVATVRVNSIGCSDYAGGIAVCANRVNGITAGGDSGGPMFASGRQVGVASTSDRSNNTAYTNITRYRSWISSVAGV; encoded by the coding sequence CTCGCCGGCCCCGCGACGGCGCAGACGTCGATCATCGGCGGCAGCAACGCTTCGAGCGGTCCCTGGGCGGCGCGGCTGTTCGTGAACGGCCAGCAGAACTGCACCGCGACGATCATCGCGCCGCAGTACATCCTGACCGCGAAACACTGCGTCAGCAGCGCCGGGACGTACACGTTCCGGATCGGCAGCCTGGACCAGACCACCGGCGGCACCACGGCCACCGGCTCCACGATCACGAGGAATCCGAGCGCCGACCTGGCGATCGTCCGCTTGACGACGTCGGTGAGCGCGACGTACTCCCCGCTCGGCGCCGTCGGCAACGTGGCCGTCGGCCAGAACGTCTCGGTCTACGGCTGGGGCGCGACCAGCCAGTGCGGCTCCGAGATCAACTGCCAGTCGCGGTACCTGAAGGTCGCCACGGTCCGGGTGAACTCGATCGGCTGCAGCGACTACGCGGGCGGCATCGCGGTGTGCGCGAACCGCGTCAACGGCATCACGGCCGGCGGCGACTCGGGCGGACCGATGTTCGCCTCAGGCCGCCAGGTCGGCGTCGCGTCGACGAGCGACCGCTCGAACAACACCGCGTACACGAACATCACGCGTTACCGCAGCTGGATTTCCTCGGTCGCCGGAGTCTGA